The following is a genomic window from Solanum lycopersicum chromosome 6, SLM_r2.1.
AAGGGTTGGCCCTTGAGAGTTATTTGTTCTAGttgctatttttattttctactacaataacttttttttagatataaatttatatttttacatcataattgattatttttttcgtaGATAGAAAGACTTgaatccatttttttaaaaatatataagtgaTTAGTCATTACCAAGAGTAGTTATATaaaatagggaaaagggtcaaatatgtccctaaactattcgaaaagtTTAGATATAtcctccgtttaaagtttggtccatttataccctcgtcgttcaacttttggtctacatatgcccttacGGCTGTTAGTTGGCCAACtcgaaatatccaactcattttactttttcttgaatgccaaatggattttccacgtcatttttatgtattatcacttgacatttataataaagggaaaatggtcaaatatgcccctaaactattcgaaaggtctagatatactcccgtttaaagtttggtccatttataccctcgcgtccaacttttggtctacatatgcccttatgggtgttagttgatcaactcaaaatatccaactcattttacttttctttaaatgtcaaatggattttccacatcatttatatatattatcacttgacatttatatacagtaacgtatatcaacttaatgctgttagtttttaaaaaataaaatataccctaaaacgttaccgtgaaatacgtttatattagatttgtaaaattttagaaaaatatattacttcagtaaattattttatataatggcttagtttggttaaaaattcattaattcattcataAGAAATTtcgtcaaaataattttaattttttttaaatacatataaagtcataacaatggaaacaaataataatagagAAATGttaattactaaattaattGTCAAAATTTTCACCTAATTCTTTGGATCAATATATTAATCAATCAATAgtatagataaataaaaatttatttcgaCTTAAAGCTGTAAACTTAATATTACATGCTTATTTGGAGCCGTCACGATTTAAAAAATGGTCTACTGAGTATATATTATTATGAGTTACAAAAGTTATTAAAGTAACAATATGCTTCCATGTGTGGCCTTCATGTGATCATCAgttattttcatatgttttagaATTTAAGTTCTCCACgcaattttatttgtatgatgTAACAAACAAATCACAAATATATAgctgtataatatatatagtaacTTTTTAGAAACGCGCTAAGGTCCTTTTTCCAATAATAatgtttttcttcatcttttttcatgaaataatcaTAATCAAACAAATACTATTCAATTAGCATACAACGTATCAATATTAAAGCACGAAAGCTTTTCAAAGTGgtaccaatatatatatatatatatatatatatatatatatatattgtaaatatTCACTGTCTATTTATATCATCGAGCAACGTATTTGCTTTTCATGATATGGTTGTTAAATAAGCGAATCTCTAAACTGataaaaatgattaataaattaataaaagcaaGTTAAATATACGAGAAAGTATATACtatcttatataaaaaaaaatgcatattttatgtagattatatatcaatataaaaaatataaatttcccaaataatattttataagtgAACGACTATTTAGGTctgttattttcattaataggTATTTATAAGCCACTCAAAGATTGATTCACTTAAATAAGTTGAATCAAGATAACTTAAACAATGAGTCATAGCCCAATCGACCCACTTCGACTATCAagtaatttttgttattattattatgactacatataataatatcaaacataaaaatactGTGACACCTTCTCATTAACTAATTATTTGGACTATATGTTAATCTATATTAATCAACTTTTAAATGAACTGaatcaaatgtatcaaaataatttgagtTAATAAATATACGAAACATATATGTTTTCTTGGCTAATTTTCCCACCCCTTAATTCCATGATAGCGATGCATTATATTCAACTTGttcaataaaaggaaaaaagagaaaTGTGGTACAAAACATGTTTTGAACGTTCAATCATTGGAACAAGCATAATGCATAATTTATGGAAACAACAGTATCCACAAATACCTAAAAGgctaaagaaattaatattatcCAATGATTAAAAAAGTGAAGACTCAAAAGAAGCATTTCTACTATTTTGTGCTGCCATCTGTAttgtatagagaaaaaaaagtctCTATTTAGCTGCCATCTGtataatttagtttaaattcTGATATTATACTCCTCCTTATATTAACTGTCTACTTTCtaattaatagttttttttttaaaaaaaaatacaatgagtttttaaagttataaaaaaaaagtaattgttttaaagaatatataaagaaagaaattaagtGAACAATTAATAAGCAAGTAATTGAAATGTAAAATAGCAAAGTAGGCAAACAATTAATCTCCTGATCATTAATACTTAATAGCTTTATCGAGCCAAACAATTAGTGAGTTGGGCAACTATAATCATTGAAGCCTAATCATAAATAACattgcaattttattatattaaattttgaatatatacgATCTCTTAAGAAATGTAATAGAGAAATAACTGTTATTAAtgataaaagtaaattaaaaactaAGTATAAATCCATTGATTTCATAAATTACATAAGTATTATTAgacattcaaaataatataatggaCTATTATTATTACACGGAGCTAGAGAATATTACTTGGTATGTATTTTcacatttgtataaatttaagtCAAACTAATTTAAGAAACattgaaatttatgtaatttgatGCACCCATGTTTTAATTTATACGACACATTTTATAATTTGAGCGtgaaataatttaagtttgatttttaattttttaaaataaaatttatatatatataaactacgtaaaaagtactatgagtcataataattgataattcaaaatacttaaaaaattataaaaaatatataattataataaatttattttactcttaaaatccgaaaaataacaatttataaaaagtaataGTAATAGAGAATATATGACATAACGCACCCACATCGACAAGATAAGCCAAATAAAGCAACGCAATGCGAAGCATATCATCCTTGTGATGTTTCGTTAGGCCATTTTTAGAAAATTGATCACAGCAATATAGCAAAAAAGAGTGGGACCCACTCTATTATTATTGCCAAATGGCAAGCAATTATTGGTTCCAATATCATTTCTCGATTGTTATTTTGGTGATTTGAAACTCATGCTGAACAGAAATAAGCACTCTGGTCATGATATTTTTTCGGACTTCTTTCActttattagaaaattaatatttggtatgaatatttcaaatataagaacttatttttatatatatatttttaaaaaaaaattatttctgtaaaataattatattcaaattctatacatctatatcaaaaatataagtaaatacaattttaacatcaatttgaattatataaaaaaaaattaattttatgattacACGCCCACTAAAAAAATCTGAGATCGCTCCGATATTAAAGAACCTTGGTGCCCATACGATTGGAGGATGACATAATGAAAGTGTACCTTGGGACCCATTAATTTTAggatattatcattttattcctCGAACAATAACAAATTTGAGTTTGAGCAACTTTAATGTATATACATCGATATTGTAACAGAACTATAAAAAATCACGTCACATAAAAATGGAGTAAATATAAGCAAGTTAAAGTTAGATGAGTAATCATTTGAATCAATTTTACATAGGTATGGggatatttattagttatttttttttagttgatgtatataaattatattatacaaaatatatatttacgtGCAATCATACACATATGAGATATTTGTCAACAATATTTTAGTACAGTAATCGACTACTTCAATTAGTTCTTCATAAACAATTATTTGatatacttaatatatattaaaatttatacataaataatgtactccctcaatttatttttattagtgcaGTATATCATTTTGAAGCGTTTAACAATACTTGTCAAATTTATAAACTCAAtgaataatttatcatattattttatttttcttacacttgttattatataatattcatttttcaatgtttggatgacttatatttaataaaactgatttaataaaattaattctaTTATTTACTGTTTTTAATTCCCGTATAAAGTCAATAATGAATAACTCTATTATTTTCGCCGCGTGTCATTGCTACGTAATCTCCAACATATGCATCGATATTATAACAGAATTATAAACAATCACGTCACATAAAAATGGAGTAAATATAAGCAAGTTAAAGTAAGATGAGTATCATTTGGATCAATTTTACATAGGTATCGGGATGATTTATTAGTTActttttctaattaatatatataaattatactatacaaaatatatattatacgCAATCATATACATGTGATATATTTGGCAACAATATTTTAGTACTATTGGATAATCGACTACTTCAATTAATccttcataaataattatttgatatacttaatatatattaaaatatatacataaataatgtactccctcaatttatttttcttagtgCAGTATATCATTTTGAAATGTTTAACAATATTAGTTAAATTTATAAACTCAATGAATAATTTATCatatgttctattttttttttacacttgCTATTACATACTattcatttttcaatatttggatgacttatatttataagagtgatttaataaaataattctattatttactatttttaattttcgtaTAAAGTCAATAatgaatgattattattatataggAAAAGTAATGTTAGTGTATCTAACTTGATTTCCCAATTGCAAGGGCTTTCTTTTTCCTTAATACATGTGTCCAAATACATGAGAAAACAAAAGACCTTTTTGTTGTTCCACCTAGCTACTTTAATTTTGCCTATATATATGACAATCAATTAGCTCTCATAATTCCATTGTCAAGTAAAACTTGCACTCTTGAAGCTCTTGGtgataaaaaaatttgcatATATTCTTTGTTcaggaaaaatattaaaaaccaTGATTAACATGATTCTCTTGggtgaaattttaattaaacttgGTAAGTTATTCCTCTTATTATATTTCATGGATGTGACATTTCATCGTACTAGCATATATCTAATAATATTTTACgtttaacatttttttagtacgcttaatttatgaaaaacttGATAAGTTCATATCTCACTTGTTTCTTTTCTCAATTTTCAGCCATGACCGTCTCGTTCATTGTGTTCCTTGCACCATTGTGAGTCCGATCTCTCATTGCTTGAATCTTCATTTGTTTTAGCGCGATTTAGTACATACAACTAAATACattgttgtatatatatgtataaattttcaGGCCAACgttttataatatttacaagAAGAAATCAACAGAAGGCTatcaatcaattccatatgtgGTTGCTCTATGTAGTGCAATGATTTTGATATACTATGTAATTCTTCTAGGCGGATTGGTTGAGGTTATCATAATAAACGCCATTGGTGTCTTTATTGAAACAATTTACATCATTTTCTACATTTTCTATGCACCAAAGAAAGCCaaggtaagtttttttttttttttttgtatatatacactaataataataaaagtaaattagTATCAGATCACCTAAAAGATAATTTTTGACGTTGCACGTACGTGCAGGTCCAAACTGTAAAGctacttcttttatttttggttgttgggtttggaggagttttcctcATCGCTCAGTTTCTATTAAAAGGAGCAATTCGTACCAAAATTGTTGGACGGATATCTACTGCGTTTTCAATATGTACGTTTGCAGCACCTCTATGCATACTGGTATGTACTtaaatttttccttataattattattttgaaacttatgtatattgaattttcataattttgtattatttaatactctatgcagaaaaaagttattaaaacAAAGAATGTGGAATGCATGCCATTCCTCCTATCGTTTTTCCTCACAATAAGTGCTGTTCTGTGGTTCTTCTATGGTGTTATTAAGAAAAACTATGTCATTTATGTaagtatttttcatttttaagtttcacctaattttgatatttttttgatagtGTGTGAATATGCTTGGTGATTAAAATTCTGAATTCGTCTCTGTCTGAATTATATAGGCACCAAACATCTTAGGATTCACTCTTGGTGTGATCCAAATGGTGCTATATGTGGTGtacaaaaaatacaagaaagagGACAATGTTATAAAGGAGCAGAAACTTTCAGAGTTACTACAAAATCATGTGATAATATTAGATGATGGGAAAAAGCTTCCTCAATTAACTCAAGAACAAATTATTGACATTTGGAAGCTTGGTACACTCATTTACTCTGAGAAACTTAATGCAAGTGCAGCTGATGTTGACAATAATAGGCCAAAACTTGCAaactaattaagaattaatcTATGATGGGATAATTgtcattttcttaattaatctTTTACGTGTTGTGATCGTGTACACAAGGGAATTCTAATTAGATCttcatgtaataataataattctctTGTTGTGCCAATGCAGTTAGCTAGAACAAGAAAATGCTTGTATGTATTCTCTTTGTTACGAATAAAATTacgtgttctttttttttccgtATTATTAATAAGATTATGTTGCAATTACATATTATGCCTTTGATTTTTATCTTAATTCGTCCTATTGTTTAACAATTCCTAACTAAATTGATTATATTTCGATACCAGTGTTATGCTCTAGCTCTCGaatatctattatttttattcactttttttaaaaaaaattactaactaTTATTTTTCATCACATTCTATACGGCAAACTAGTAATTAAATTATGTGTAATACAATAGTTCCTCCCAAAAATGAATGAAGGATTCAAAATATGAGAAATAAATCTTTTACTTGTTACATTAAAAGTAATTGACACAACATAAAAATAGTTAACATTACATATTAGTCTTCTTAACGAAGAATGTATCAATAGTATAGAAGTtgtagtaaaaaaattatttgactcCTTAAATGACCACATTTTGAAGTTATAAGTCTCACATTTTAAGAACTTAATTAccaacaaatattttttctgaTAATTTGATAGTGTAAAAAAATTCTCATATTAACCATGGATACGATATTTATCACGCATTTTGATATATCTATTTTTATGGAAttagtttttatattgattaaaaaaatcatttttagaaAAGAGCCTAGGTCCTAGGATTATAATATTTGCATATAGACGTTTGTTTTCTGACGTAAATTGCTGTCCCGTAAACTTGTTTTCACACTTTTGAGATAGCGTACAAATCTTTTAATCCTCGATCCTTTTGTAGCCCACTCCTCTTTAACATATATTTATCTAAGTATCCACTAACCAATAAACATATGTATTATacgttattatatatattatatataaacttgtaagaagtatatatatatatattttaaatcttaAACACTCTTAACGAAATTTTTACTTCGTCATAGGACATTATTATTATCTAATATAATTTCAGttccaattttttattttataaaacatgttaaaactaAAAAGTGTGGTTTTCGAAAAATTCAAGGCTCCCCCGCTAAAACTATATATCACTACTTcctttttgttttagttttttttcccttttagtttcactttcatttttcacgttttctttagttttttattttataaaacatgctaaaattGGCTTTAAACCGAAAAAACAATTAATGATCGGtcactaaaattatatattattgtttttttgaaattttattttcttagcttatttacatatttttatttttattttctaaaataaaaatcttgaGTCCGTCACTGTGACCATACAGCAATAAAATTCAATTGCTCAAAAGAAAGATTCCGGGAAACCATATATCATATTGCCCCAAGAAAGTGGAATTCCCTTTTCTCCAATTATATATGTGTAGGTAAGATCgatttaacaaattaaatactATTGATTTGGAGTTTGGAtgatcataaatatcgacaggTCATAAAGCAAGAGAATCGTGGATTTCCATTTCAAGTAATCATGAAAACAAAGAATTAACCAATAATGACCTCAACAAATTGTGTTTTTATATATTGCATGACCCCTTGTTACGAAATCGTCCACTTTCATGGTAGTATACGTCCTTTAGATAACATGCATTATATTGAAACTTTAGTTACtactttttatatgaaatgAGTTCATGCCAATCTCTTACTATAGTAATGTTTCATGATTAttgtttatttgaaaaattacgTAGTTAagcaatttatattatttcattactcATTCTTGCTTgctatatatacaaatgcatatgtataatatacaattaaatataattatatacgtatagaattcacctctctcccactctatgtcctctcttgctcgcctctctcctccctctcccaatctctcttgccatatatacaaaatacatatgtataatatacaattatttatccaatatacatatacaattcacctttctcccattctttttccctctctctattacctctctcctctctcttccagtctcgctcgcctctctcctccacgTAACTACAGATTATAATAAACTATAGATATGGaaagtaattaattactttCAAGTAGTTATACGTGAGTTTCTATtatttataacatataaatcGGTTTAATTTCATGATCATATTATTTGTGTCTTGTCTAAGGATGATTAAAAGTGAAATGGATAAGTTtggaaaaatttaatttgtcaaaCATGGAGTGGAGGCACCTATTGCCAAGTAGTATCATATCATCTTACGAAATTGTTTAGCGcgtagtttttttatttttaactcaaATGGTTTAGCgcatattaaattaatttcgCGAGAAATTTAATATGTCCCACCAATATAACTATATAAGTATTAGACTATAACTAACTAGATTTGTCCAATCAAAACTTGGACAAACAGGAGACTCACcctattatgtttttttttctttttcggtgacatataaatttaaaatttcatgattttcaattaACCAACTTCATCATTGACCATTAAGTGATTCAGTTattgaagaataaaaaatgtttgaaagCTTTGATAAATCTTGGATAAAAACATGTGATGCACCAATATATTTGTGTATCCATGAATTAAGACTTTCATTGGTTGCAGTTAAATCAAGGGCTCTTTTGGAATCATTTTAATGGTGATGTTGAGATTTCGAAATCAAATTGCGTTCCTAAGGATAATCCAATTGATAATTGACAAAAAGAGAGTAGCATGAGACGATAGGGTCATTTGCACTTCTGCACACTACTCTGGGATGGCctttatctaaaataaataaatttttacgggtataaatttatatttttgtattataatattttattctaacaTCTATAAAGAATCTATTTTTGGTTAGTCATAACTTTGATTGCtataaacaaaacataaaatcgGATCATTTGACTGACAAAACATGCCGTTAAACACTAAGAGCTCATTTGTTTGCCCTTAATAGAggtttgaatcttaatcatttatATTTGAGCTCTACGTAACCGTAGATAGGAAGCGCATTCGTTCGATTGAGGCTCTTATACTGTATGAATCTGATATAACCAATACGACTAGATATACTCTTGCAAAATATTGCTACTCAAAAGGATCGTTCCCAAATCCCAATGGACCAAAAAATGGGTCGGGCCGGTCGGAATTTTGGAATCAATGGGCTGGATCATCAAGTAGGGAAAATTAAGCAGAAAACTGCTTCATAAACGaatccttttttaaaattactccTTCCCCTCTATCTCATAAatatacttttcattttttgagaTTTAAGTTTGAGCGGAGATATTGCCcataaaatctttaaaatagaatatatatatacacgtatatgtaaactatataaaaaagtattataagtcacaataattgataattcaaaatgtttaaaagatttataaaaaatttacggTCAAAGATAAATTcgtttcaattttaaaatccAAAAAGTGCTACGATAAATAAAACGAAAGGAGTACTTTTCTTCGACTTACAAAATCTTTTAGATCGTTATCTACACTTTTCCTTGAAAAGAACTAAAAAATCTCATGACAAACATAGAGtttattttccaaaaacttATATATGTTCTTGTAAACATTAAACAGTCGAATATTTTATGTGTAAAATTGAGTAACGTATCGGAAGGacaatttctcaaaagttaatACTATTTGCACACCTCACAAATTTTAAGTGGTGGCTTAATGATAGGCAATTTGCGTAGTTAAGAGTATCCCTCAACATCACCTCGGATAAAAGCAGGTTGACTTTGGTAAGATTCTAATCTAATCCAACtaccaaataattaaatatgtgtttatcgcatttttattatttatgtaaaattaggtcttaCGTCTGACTCACACCcaaaaagctagctcaaagagaggaggattgtccaagccttataaggagtatccatctcattaaccatcgATGTGGAAcctttgtcattctttaacactcCGCCTCACAcccagtgcttagcatctgtGCGTGTGGCAGTTTTAATTTTGGGGACCCAACATTGCTGAGACGGGTTCTGCTATAATACCACGTGAAATTAGGttttaggcctaactcacacccaaAAGCTAGCTTAAAGAGAGGAGGATTGTTCAAGTT
Proteins encoded in this region:
- the LOC101247336 gene encoding bidirectional sugar transporter SWEET11-like; translation: MINMILLGEILIKLAMTVSFIVFLAPLPTFYNIYKKKSTEGYQSIPYVVALCSAMILIYYVILLGGLVEVIIINAIGVFIETIYIIFYIFYAPKKAKVQTVKLLLLFLVVGFGGVFLIAQFLLKGAIRTKIVGRISTAFSICTFAAPLCILKKVIKTKNVECMPFLLSFFLTISAVLWFFYGVIKKNYVIYAPNILGFTLGVIQMVLYVVYKKYKKEDNVIKEQKLSELLQNHVIILDDGKKLPQLTQEQIIDIWKLGTLIYSEKLNASAADVDNNRPKLAN